One window from the genome of Brachionichthys hirsutus isolate HB-005 chromosome 19, CSIRO-AGI_Bhir_v1, whole genome shotgun sequence encodes:
- the st8sia5 gene encoding alpha-2,8-sialyltransferase 8E isoform X1 — translation MLRRRMAYADPSSGKDILGNRSLCFIFICAFGLVTLFQQILYGKNYIKSAQQFSRLKGDETGNWTGPVNFSDDGSLKPARNGRKRYLENYDGPFEYNSTACRELRQEIMDVKVLTMVKTSELFERWRNLQVCKWAQNKEESSNFKMSLSRCCNAPSFLFTTKRNTPAGTKLRYEVDTSGIIPISAEVFKMFPDDMPYLKSQFKKCAVVGNGGIIKNSKCGKEIDAADFVFRCNIPPISEKYTPDVGTKTDLVTINPSIITERFQKLEKWRRPFYEVLQNYENSTVVLPAFYNTRNTDVSFRVKYMLDDFDSQRGVFFFHPQYLLNVQRFWAVQGVRAKRLSSGLMLVTAALELCEEVHLYGFWAFPMSPSGIFITHHYYDNVKPRPGFHAMPHEIFNFIHMHTRGILNVHTGQCT, via the exons ATGCTGCGCCGAAGAATGGCGTACGCCGACCCGTCGTCGGGGAAAGACATACTCGGCAATAGATCtctttgttttatattcatttGCGCATTTGGACTCGTCACACTATTCCAGCAGATTCTCTATGGCAAAAACTACATAAAGAG TGCGCAACAGTTTAGCCGACTCAAAGGGGACGAGACAGGAAATTGGACCGGTCCCGTTAATTTCTCGGATGATGGATCTCTGAAGCCGGCCAGAAATGGAAGGAAAAG GTATCTGGAAAACTATGACGGCCCCTTTGAATACAACTCCACTGCATGCAGGGAGCTCAGGCAGGAGATCATGGACGTCAAGGTCCTGACAAT GGTGAAGACCTCCGAGCTGTTTGAGAGGTGGAGAAACCTGCAGGTGTGCAAATGGGCGCAGAACAAGGAGGAGAGCAGCAACTTCAA gatgtcTCTGTCTCGCTGCTGCAACGCACCCTCATTCCTGTTCACCACCAAGAGGAACACTCCTGCAGGGACCAAGCTGCGGTACGAGGTGGACACCAGCGGGATCATTCCCATCTCTGCCGAAGTCTTCAAAATGTTCCCAGAC GACATGCCGTACTTAAAATCACAGTTCAAGAAATGTGCCGTTGTTGGAAACGGAGGAATCATCAAGAACAGCAAATGTGGAAAGGAAATTGACGCAGCGGATTTTGTGTTTAG gTGCAACATACCCCCCATTAGTGAGAAGTACACCCCCGACGTCGGCACTAAAACCGATCTGGTGACAATAAATCCGAGCATCATCACTGAGAG ATTTCAGAAGCTGGAGAAGTGGCGCCGCCCTTTTTATGAAGTCCTCCAGAATTATGAGAATTCAACAGTTGTGCTTCCAGCGTTCTACAACACCCGGAACACCGACGTATCTTTCAGAGTCAAGTACATGCTGGACGACTTCGATTCCCAGAGGGGAGTGTTTTTCTTCCACCCTCAGTACCTGCTCAACGTGCAGCGCTTCTGGGCGGTGCAGGGCGTCCGCGCCAAGCGGCTGAGCAGCGGCCTGATGCTGGTCACCGCCGCCTTGGAGCTGTGCGAGGAGGTCCACCTCTACGGCTTCTGGGCTTTCCCCATGAGCCCCTCCGGCATCTTCATCACTCACCACTACTATGACAACGTCAAGCCGCGGCCGGGCTTCCACGCGATGCCCCATGAAATTTTCAACTTCATTCACATGCACACTCGCGGGATCCTTAACGTGCACACGGGGCAGTGCACGTGA
- the st8sia5 gene encoding alpha-2,8-sialyltransferase 8E isoform X2: MLRRRMAYADPSSGKDILGNRSLCFIFICAFGLVTLFQQILYGKNYIKRYLENYDGPFEYNSTACRELRQEIMDVKVLTMVKTSELFERWRNLQVCKWAQNKEESSNFKMSLSRCCNAPSFLFTTKRNTPAGTKLRYEVDTSGIIPISAEVFKMFPDDMPYLKSQFKKCAVVGNGGIIKNSKCGKEIDAADFVFRCNIPPISEKYTPDVGTKTDLVTINPSIITERFQKLEKWRRPFYEVLQNYENSTVVLPAFYNTRNTDVSFRVKYMLDDFDSQRGVFFFHPQYLLNVQRFWAVQGVRAKRLSSGLMLVTAALELCEEVHLYGFWAFPMSPSGIFITHHYYDNVKPRPGFHAMPHEIFNFIHMHTRGILNVHTGQCT; the protein is encoded by the exons ATGCTGCGCCGAAGAATGGCGTACGCCGACCCGTCGTCGGGGAAAGACATACTCGGCAATAGATCtctttgttttatattcatttGCGCATTTGGACTCGTCACACTATTCCAGCAGATTCTCTATGGCAAAAACTACATAAAGAG GTATCTGGAAAACTATGACGGCCCCTTTGAATACAACTCCACTGCATGCAGGGAGCTCAGGCAGGAGATCATGGACGTCAAGGTCCTGACAAT GGTGAAGACCTCCGAGCTGTTTGAGAGGTGGAGAAACCTGCAGGTGTGCAAATGGGCGCAGAACAAGGAGGAGAGCAGCAACTTCAA gatgtcTCTGTCTCGCTGCTGCAACGCACCCTCATTCCTGTTCACCACCAAGAGGAACACTCCTGCAGGGACCAAGCTGCGGTACGAGGTGGACACCAGCGGGATCATTCCCATCTCTGCCGAAGTCTTCAAAATGTTCCCAGAC GACATGCCGTACTTAAAATCACAGTTCAAGAAATGTGCCGTTGTTGGAAACGGAGGAATCATCAAGAACAGCAAATGTGGAAAGGAAATTGACGCAGCGGATTTTGTGTTTAG gTGCAACATACCCCCCATTAGTGAGAAGTACACCCCCGACGTCGGCACTAAAACCGATCTGGTGACAATAAATCCGAGCATCATCACTGAGAG ATTTCAGAAGCTGGAGAAGTGGCGCCGCCCTTTTTATGAAGTCCTCCAGAATTATGAGAATTCAACAGTTGTGCTTCCAGCGTTCTACAACACCCGGAACACCGACGTATCTTTCAGAGTCAAGTACATGCTGGACGACTTCGATTCCCAGAGGGGAGTGTTTTTCTTCCACCCTCAGTACCTGCTCAACGTGCAGCGCTTCTGGGCGGTGCAGGGCGTCCGCGCCAAGCGGCTGAGCAGCGGCCTGATGCTGGTCACCGCCGCCTTGGAGCTGTGCGAGGAGGTCCACCTCTACGGCTTCTGGGCTTTCCCCATGAGCCCCTCCGGCATCTTCATCACTCACCACTACTATGACAACGTCAAGCCGCGGCCGGGCTTCCACGCGATGCCCCATGAAATTTTCAACTTCATTCACATGCACACTCGCGGGATCCTTAACGTGCACACGGGGCAGTGCACGTGA
- the rpl37 gene encoding large ribosomal subunit protein eL37 — translation MTKGTSSFGKRRNKTHTLCRRCGSKAYHLQKSSCGKCGYPEKRKRKYNWSAKAKRRNTTGTGRLRHLKVVYRRFRNGFREGTTPKPRRAAVAASSSS, via the exons ATG ACGAAGGGGACATCATCTTTCGGTAAGCGCCGGAACAAGACGCACACGCTGTGCCGTCGCTGCGGATCCAAGGCCTACCACCTGCAGAAGTCCTCCTGTGGCAAGTGTGGCTACCCAGAGAAGCGCAAGAGAAAAT ACAACTGGAGTGCCAAGGCCAAGAGGAGGAACACCACTGGCACCGGCCGCCTGAGACACCTGAAGGTTGTCTATCGCAGATTCAG GAATGGTTTCCGGGAAGGCACCACCCCGAAGCCCAGGCGTGCTGCAGTCGCGGCTTCCAGCTCCTCCTAA
- the LOC137908696 gene encoding prostaglandin G/H synthase 1-like, protein MKAALMPDTSARVSSCTSGLYSCGSVLEVFVLGPVWTLLVLLACQNDEASSNTVNPCCYLPCQNSGVCVRFGEDGYECDCTGTGYHGENCTNPEFWTRVRLFLKPSPDTLHYILTHFHLLWDIVNNTFLRDVLMRLVLTARSSLIPNPPTYNSDYSYLSWESYDNLSYYTRILPPVPRDCPTPLGVRGLAGLPDPELLVERLMKRRTFRPDPQGTNLMFAFFAQHFTHQFFKTYNRMGPGFTKALGHGVDAGHIYGDNLGRQLQLRLHKDGKLQYQLVEGEMYPPSITDVPVTMGYPPWVPPQQQMAIGQEVFGLLPGLGMYATLWLREHNRVCDILKAEHPTWDDEQLFQTSRLIIIGEIIRIVIEDYVQHLSGYLLRLKFDPTLLFSSQFQYGNRIALEFAQLYHWHPLMPDSFLIDGDDIPYARFLFNTSALTHYGIDKLVDAFSRQRAGQIGGGHNMNGAVTKVAVDTIKASRQLRVQPFNEYRKHFNLRPYTSFSEFSDNEEIVRELQEFYNGDIDALEFYPGLLLEKTRAGAIFGESMVEMGAPFSLKGLLGNPLCSPEYWKPSTFGGKVGFDIVNSATLASLVCLNSKTCPHVAFSVPTEDQSQGRSDHGPGTADEL, encoded by the exons ATGAAAGCAGCTCTGATGCCCGAT ACTTCTGCTCGTGTGTCTTCTTGTACATCTGGACTGTACTCATGTGGATCTGTTTTGGAAGTCTTTGTTCTAGGACCCGTTTGGACTCTTCTGGTGCTGCTTGCATGCCAGAATGACGAGGCTTCGTCCAACACAG tgAACCCATGCTGCTATCTGCCCTGCCAGAACTCCGGCGTGTGCGTGCGGTTCGGAGAGGACGGGTACGAGTGCGACTGCACTGGTACCGGTTACCATGGAGAGAACTGCACAAACC cggAGTTCTGGACCCGGGTGCGTCTGTTCTTGAAGCCCAGCCCAGATACGCTGCATTACATCCTCACCCACTTCCACCTGCTGTGGGACATCGTCAACAACACCTTCCTGCGAGACGTCCTCATGCGGCTGGTTCTAACGG CCAGGTCCAGCTTGATACCCAACCCGCCGACCTACAACTCCGACTACAGCTACCTCAGCTGGGAATCCTACGATAATCTGAGCTACTACACCCGGATTCTGCCCCCGGTGCCACGGGACTGCCCTACGCCCctgggggtcagag GACTGGCTGGGCTGCCCGACcccgagctgctggtggagaggctgatgaagaggaggacctTCAGGCCGGACCCCCAGGGCACCAACCTGATGTTCGCCTTCTTCGCACAGCACTTCACCCACCAGTTCTTCAAGACATACAACCGGATGGGCCCGGGCTTCACCAAGGCGCTGGGCCACGGG GTGGACGCCGGCCACATTTATGGAGACAACCTGGGACGTCAGCTTCAGCTCAGGCTTCACAAAGACGGAAAACTCCAATATCAG CTCGTTGAGGGTGAGATGTaccctccctccatcactgATGTACCGGTGACGATGGGCTACCCTCCCTGGGTCCCTCCTCAGCAGCAGATGGCCATCGGTCAGGAGGTGTTTGGACTTCTTCCTGGTTTGGGGATGTACGCCACGCTGTGGCTGAGGGAGCACAACCGAGTGTGTGACATCCTGAAGGCGGAGCATCCTACCTGGGATGACGAACAGCTTTTCCAGACTTCACGCCTCATCATCATTG GTGAGATCATCCGGATCGTCATCGAGGACTATGTGCAGCACCTCAGCGGATACCTGCTGCGGCTGAAGTTCGATCCCACGCTGCTGTTCAGCTCACAGTTCCAGTACGGGAACCGCATCGCTCTGGAGTTCGCCCAGCTCTACCACTGGCATCCTCTGATGCCCGACAGCTTCCTGATCGATGGCGACGACATCCCGTACGCACGGTTCCTCTTCAACACTTCTGCTCTGACGCACTACGGCATCGACAAGTTGGTGGACGCCTTCTCTCGGCAACGGGCTGGCCAG ATTGGCGGTGGCCACAACATGAACGGTGCAGTGACCAAAGTGGCCGTGGACACCATCAAGGCGTCCCGGCAGCTCCGGGTGCAGCCCTTCAACGAGTACAGGAAGCATTTCAACCTCCGACCTTACACGTCCTTCAGTGAATTCAGTG ATAACGAGGAGATAGTCCGCGAGCTCCAGGAGTTCTACAACGGTGACATCGATGCTCTCGAATTTTATCCTGGTCTGTTGTTGGAGAAAACCAGAGCGGGCGCCATATTTGGGGAGAGCATGGTGGAGATGGGCGCCCCGTTCTCGCTGAAAGGCCTCCTGGGAAACCCTCTGTGCTCTCCTGAATACTGGAAGCCCAGCACCTTCGGAGGGAAAGTCGGATTCGACATCGTGAACTCGGCCACGTTAGCGAGCCTCGTCTGCCTGAACAGTAAAACATGTCCTCATGTTGCGTTTAGCGTACCGACCGAAGACCAATCACAAGGAAGGAGCGACCACGGCCCTGGAACAGCTGATGAGCTGTGA
- the pdcl gene encoding phosducin-like protein: MTTLDDKILGEKLQYYYSSSEDEGSEDEDGENKTIRGASVHEPEIDRSADGSAVNTGPKGVINDWRKYKQLEVEQKQEQKNEMERLIKKLSMTCRSDLDLERDEAKQKELRDKIKGKMTMQEYNMLQEEEDDEDFLQHYRMQRIEEMRRQLCRGKRFERVFELNSGEDFLEALDQEDKSTLVMIHIYEPDVPGCEAMSGSLLCLAQEYPLAKFCSVRSSAISTSALFRDGALPALLVYRGGDLIGNFVRLTDQLGEDFFAVDLEALLQEYGLLPDKPPIVPETVRNGAIMQNTLSDEDSDLDID; this comes from the exons ATGACGACCCTGGATGACAAGATTCTGGGAGAGAAGCTGCAGTATTACTACAGCAGCAGTGAGGACGAAGGCagcgaggatgaggatggggaGAACAAGACCATCCGGGGCGCGAGCGTCCACGAGCCGGAGATCGATCGCAGTGCAGATGGGAGTGCCGTCAACACGG GACCAAAGGGGGTCATCAACGACTGGAGGAAGTACAAGCAGCTGGAGGTTGAGCAGAAACAAGAGCAGAAGAACGAGATGGAAAGGCTGATCAAGAAGCTGTCGATGACCTGCCGCTCTGACCTCGACCTGGAGAGGGACGAGGCGAAGCAGAAGGAGCTTCGGGACAAGATCAAAGGGAAA ATGACCATGCAGGAGTACAACATgctccaggaggaagaggatgatgaagactTCCTCCAGCATTACCGTATGCAGCGCATCGAGGAGATGCGGCGCCAGCTCTGCCGGGGAAAGCGGTTTGAGCGGGTCTTTGAGCTGAACAGCGGGGAGGACTTCCTGGAGGCTTTGGACCAGGAGGACAAAAGCACGCTGGTCATGATCCACATCTACGAGCCGGACGTCCCGGGCTGCGAGGCCATGAGCGGCAGCCTCCTGTGCCTGGCTCAGGAATACCCGCTGGCCAAGTTCTGCAGCGTCCGCAGCTCGGCCATCAGCACCAGCGCCCTGTTCCGGGACGGCGCTCTGCCCGCCCTGCTCGTTTACAGAGGAGGGGACCTGATCGGGAACTTCGTCCGGCTCACGGATCAGCTCGGCGAAGACTTCTTCGCTGTGGACCTGGAGGCCCTGCTGCAGGAGTACGGACTCCTGCCCGACAAGCCCCCCATCGTCCCGGAGACGGTCCGGAACGGCGCCATCATGCAGAACACTCTGAGCGACGAGGACTCGGACCTCGATATCGACTAG